The following proteins come from a genomic window of Thermodesulfovibrionales bacterium:
- a CDS encoding carbohydrate kinase family protein: MNIYISGSLAYDRIMDFPGKFSDHILPDKIHILNVCFTVNGMVEKFGGTAGNIAYSLSLLNEKPFVLATIGRDYHRYFSWLKEHDIPTDGIRIIDDEFTAGAYITTDKSDNQITGFNPGAMKYPSEYLFENAESDNAIALFAPGNLQDMVVYGDVCRGNGVPFICDPGQSLTAWEGKSLARWIEGSMALISNDYELELIMKMTGLNKNDLLRMTGFIITTLGEKGSLVSSRDRDLIIPAVRVRAVVDPTGAGDAYRAGLLKGLATGRAIEKAARMGAVTAAYAVEQYGTQEHHFSYEDFLSRYRANFGEI; this comes from the coding sequence GTGAATATCTATATCTCCGGTTCGCTCGCGTATGACAGAATCATGGACTTTCCGGGTAAGTTCTCGGACCACATCCTCCCCGATAAGATCCATATCCTTAATGTCTGTTTCACCGTCAACGGAATGGTCGAAAAATTCGGGGGCACTGCAGGCAACATCGCGTATTCGCTCAGCCTTCTCAATGAGAAGCCCTTCGTCCTCGCCACGATCGGCAGAGATTATCATCGTTATTTCTCGTGGCTGAAGGAGCACGATATCCCTACGGACGGAATCAGGATCATCGATGACGAGTTTACCGCGGGGGCATACATCACAACCGACAAGTCGGACAACCAGATAACAGGCTTCAATCCCGGTGCGATGAAATATCCGTCTGAATACCTATTCGAAAATGCAGAGTCTGACAACGCGATAGCTCTTTTTGCCCCCGGAAACCTGCAGGACATGGTTGTGTATGGAGATGTCTGCCGCGGTAACGGAGTACCGTTCATCTGCGACCCGGGTCAGTCCCTCACAGCATGGGAAGGGAAATCTCTCGCTCGATGGATCGAAGGGTCGATGGCCCTCATCTCAAATGATTACGAACTCGAACTGATCATGAAGATGACGGGACTGAATAAGAACGACCTCCTGCGAATGACGGGTTTCATCATAACTACTCTTGGAGAAAAAGGCTCGCTCGTGAGTTCTCGTGATCGTGATCTCATCATCCCGGCGGTGCGTGTGCGTGCCGTTGTCGACCCTACCGGAGCTGGTGATGCTTACAGGGCGGGCTTGTTAAAGGGGCTCGCTACGGGACGAGCTATTGAAAAAGCCGCAAGAATGGGCGCCGTTACAGCCGCGTATGCGGTGGAACAATACGGAACCCAGGAGCATCATTTTTCCTACGAGGATTTCTTAAGCCGATACAGGGCGAACTTCGGGGAAATCTA